From one Phocoena sinus isolate mPhoSin1 chromosome 4, mPhoSin1.pri, whole genome shotgun sequence genomic stretch:
- the LOC116753442 gene encoding transmembrane protein 126A-like: MENHKPDGTVKKNLIEIITRKINQLPEAERNLLENGSTYIGLNAALCGLIANSLFRCILHVTQARVAAGLPMAVIPFLMAHVSYKGLVSLPLNTGDLHCETCTITRGGLVGLVFGGLYPVFLAIPVNGDLAARCSSALLPEKGNILNYWIRISKPVFRKTLFPILLQTGFAAYLGSRQYKLLIKALQLPEPDLEIQ; this comes from the coding sequence ATGGAAAATCATAAACCAGATGGTACTGTCAAGAAGAACTTAATTGAAATCATAACCAGAAAAATTAACCAACTTCCAGAAGCAGAAAGGAATCTGCTTGAAAATGGATCAACATATATTGGACTTAATGCTGCCCTCTGTGGCCTGATAGCAAATAGTCTTTTTCGATGCATCCTACATGTGACACAGGCTCGTGTAGCTGCTGGCTTACCAATGGCAGTGATCCCATTTTTGATGGCACACGTATCTTACAAAGGTTTAGTAAGTTTACCTTTGAATACAGGTGATTTACATTGTGAAACCTGTACCATAACACGAGGTGGACTGGTTGGTCTTGTTTTTGGTGGCCTGTACCCTGTTTTCTTGGCTATCCCTGTGAATGGTGACCTAGCAGCCAGGTGTAGCTCAGCCCTGCTACCCGAGAAAGGAAACATCTTAAATTACTGGATTAGGATTTCTAAGCCTGTCTTTAGAAAGACGTTATTTCCCATTTTGCTCCAGACTGGGTTTGCAGCATACCTTGGGTCTAGACAATATAAACTACTTATAAAGGCTCTTCAGTTACCTGAACCTGACCTAGAAATTCAGTGA